In one Stenotrophomonas maltophilia genomic region, the following are encoded:
- a CDS encoding DUF4177 domain-containing protein: MSKRWTYQTLEVPSTLMGSMKTEAVQEALNKQGQLGWELVNIVIPAPMSAAVLVFKKEL, translated from the coding sequence ATGAGCAAGCGCTGGACGTACCAGACCCTGGAAGTGCCCTCGACGCTGATGGGCAGCATGAAGACCGAAGCCGTGCAGGAGGCGTTGAACAAGCAGGGCCAGCTTGGCTGGGAGCTGGTCAACATCGTGATCCCCGCGCCGATGAGCGCAGCGGTGCTGGTCTTCAAGAAGGAGCTCTGA
- a CDS encoding SPFH domain-containing protein, translated as MKEKSLSSLNGLGTLAGALLVAVFGGVLFVLGIAAKASTGSPNLLMMLVGALVAVVALFALAGLYTVQPNQAAVVSLFGKYVGTVKDNGLRWNNPFYSKRHVSQRVRNFESGKLKVNELDGSPIEIAAVIVWQVVDASEAVYNVDDYESFVHIQSESALRAMATSYPYDQHEEGQLALRSHASEISQHLKNELAERLADAGVQVIDARISHLAYAAEIAQAMLQRQQANAVIAARTRIVAGAVGMVEMALGELQKNGVVQLDEERKAHMVSNLLTVLCSDRGTQPIVNAGSLY; from the coding sequence ATGAAAGAGAAGTCGCTGTCCTCCCTCAACGGCCTGGGCACTCTGGCGGGCGCATTGCTCGTCGCCGTCTTCGGCGGTGTGCTGTTCGTGCTGGGCATCGCCGCCAAGGCGTCGACCGGCTCCCCCAACCTGCTGATGATGCTGGTTGGCGCGCTGGTCGCGGTGGTGGCGCTGTTCGCGCTGGCGGGCCTGTACACCGTGCAGCCGAACCAGGCCGCGGTGGTGAGCCTGTTCGGCAAGTACGTCGGCACCGTGAAAGACAATGGCCTGCGCTGGAACAACCCCTTCTACAGCAAGCGCCACGTCAGCCAGCGCGTGCGCAATTTCGAAAGCGGCAAGCTGAAGGTCAACGAGCTCGATGGCAGCCCGATCGAGATCGCCGCAGTGATCGTCTGGCAGGTGGTCGATGCCTCCGAAGCGGTCTACAACGTGGACGACTACGAGAGCTTCGTGCACATCCAGTCCGAATCGGCGCTGCGCGCGATGGCCACCAGCTATCCCTACGACCAGCATGAAGAGGGCCAGCTGGCGCTGCGCAGCCACGCCAGCGAGATCTCCCAGCACCTGAAGAACGAGTTGGCCGAGCGCCTGGCCGACGCCGGCGTGCAGGTGATCGACGCACGCATCAGCCACCTGGCCTACGCTGCCGAAATCGCCCAGGCCATGCTGCAGCGCCAGCAGGCCAACGCGGTGATCGCGGCACGCACGCGCATCGTTGCCGGTGCGGTCGGCATGGTCGAGATGGCCCTGGGCGAACTGCAGAAGAACGGCGTGGTGCAGCTGGACGAGGAACGCAAGGCGCACATGGTCAGCAACCTGTTGACCGTGCTGTGTTCGGACCGGGGCACGCAGCCGATCGTCAACGCCGGTTCGCTGTACTGA
- the purT gene encoding formate-dependent phosphoribosylglycinamide formyltransferase: protein MAKLGTPLSPSATRVLLLGSGELGKEVAIELQRLGVEVIAADRYADAPAMQVAHRSHVIDMLDAMALRALIAQEQPHLVVPEIEAIHTETLVQLEQEQGLRVIPTARAARLTMDREGIRRLAAETLGLPTSPYRFVDTEAEYRAAVAAIGLPCVVKPVMSSSGKGQSTLRSEADIAPAWEYAQTGGRAGAGRCIVEGFIDFDYEITLLTVRHAAGTSFCAPIGHLQKDGDYRESWQPQPMSDKALARAEEISRAITDDLGGWGLFGVELFVKGDEVWFSEVSPRPHDTGLVTLVSQELSEFALHARAILGLPVPVIRQSGPSASCALLAQGEGVPYFNNVAAALQVPDTAVRLFGKPSVHGQRRVGVTLARADTIDEARSIARDAADAIGVELRP, encoded by the coding sequence ATGGCCAAGCTCGGAACCCCCCTCTCGCCCTCCGCCACCCGTGTGCTGCTGCTGGGCTCGGGCGAACTCGGCAAGGAAGTGGCCATCGAGCTGCAGCGGCTGGGCGTGGAGGTGATCGCCGCCGACCGCTACGCCGATGCGCCCGCCATGCAGGTCGCGCATCGTTCGCACGTGATCGACATGCTGGATGCGATGGCGCTGCGTGCGCTGATCGCCCAGGAACAGCCTCATCTGGTGGTGCCGGAGATCGAGGCGATCCACACCGAGACGCTGGTACAGCTGGAACAGGAGCAGGGCCTGCGGGTGATCCCCACCGCGCGTGCCGCACGCCTGACCATGGACCGTGAGGGCATCCGCCGCCTGGCTGCCGAGACGCTGGGCCTGCCAACCTCGCCCTACCGCTTTGTCGATACCGAGGCGGAGTACCGCGCCGCCGTGGCCGCCATCGGCCTGCCGTGCGTGGTCAAGCCGGTGATGTCCTCCTCGGGCAAGGGACAGAGCACGCTGCGCAGCGAAGCGGACATCGCGCCGGCCTGGGAGTATGCGCAGACCGGCGGCCGCGCGGGCGCCGGCCGCTGCATCGTCGAGGGCTTCATCGATTTCGACTACGAGATCACTCTGCTGACCGTGCGCCACGCGGCAGGTACCTCGTTCTGCGCGCCGATCGGTCATCTGCAGAAGGACGGCGATTACCGCGAAAGCTGGCAGCCGCAGCCGATGTCGGACAAGGCGCTGGCGCGTGCGGAGGAGATCTCGCGTGCGATCACCGATGACCTGGGTGGCTGGGGCCTGTTCGGCGTGGAGCTGTTCGTGAAGGGCGATGAAGTGTGGTTCAGCGAAGTGTCCCCGCGCCCGCACGACACTGGCCTGGTGACGCTGGTATCGCAGGAACTGAGCGAGTTCGCGCTGCACGCACGCGCCATCCTGGGCCTGCCGGTTCCGGTGATCCGCCAGAGTGGTCCGTCGGCATCCTGTGCATTGCTGGCGCAGGGCGAAGGCGTGCCGTACTTCAACAACGTCGCTGCCGCACTGCAGGTGCCGGATACGGCCGTGCGCCTGTTCGGCAAGCCGAGCGTGCACGGTCAGCGCCGTGTCGGCGTCACCCTGGCGCGCGCCGACACCATCGACGAGGCGCGCTCGATCGCCCGTGATGCCGCCGACGCCATCGGCGTCGAGCTGCGTCCGTAA
- a CDS encoding endonuclease/exonuclease/phosphatase family protein translates to MNTQPLILALALLCGAAAPALARTPAMTETPSASLRLATYNTSLYSDEAGGLIRELEGDSAHARKIAAVLQQVRPDLVLLNEFDFDDAHRAADLFQKRYLEVAQPGGGAPLHFAYRYLAPVNTGVPSGLDLDNNGVVGGEGRSRGNDAWGYGLHPGQYGMLVLSRYPIDEARVRSFQLLKWSTMPGAIRPVDPRSGQSFYSDAVWSKLRLSSKSHWDVPVQTPAGVVHALVSHPTPPVFDGPEKRNAARNHDELRLWQEYLTAGDKPWLCDDKGQCGGLAQDARFVILGDLNNDPVDGDGRHEAIVELIENARVLRYPTPRSAGGEETSLAYAAKGIVRKGAPFHATGDFGPKSGTLRLDYVLPSTGFQYVGSGVFWPASNSPDAKIADGSDHHLVWVDVK, encoded by the coding sequence ATGAACACCCAACCCCTGATTCTTGCCCTGGCCCTGCTGTGTGGCGCTGCGGCCCCTGCTCTTGCCAGGACCCCTGCGATGACCGAAACACCGTCTGCATCGCTGCGCCTGGCCACCTACAACACGTCGCTGTACTCCGATGAGGCCGGCGGCCTGATCCGGGAGCTTGAAGGCGACAGCGCGCATGCGCGCAAGATTGCCGCCGTGCTGCAGCAGGTGCGCCCGGACCTGGTGCTGCTGAACGAATTCGATTTCGACGACGCCCATCGCGCCGCCGACCTGTTCCAGAAGCGCTACCTGGAAGTGGCGCAGCCGGGCGGCGGCGCGCCGCTGCACTTCGCCTACCGCTACCTGGCCCCGGTCAACACCGGCGTGCCCAGTGGCCTGGACCTGGACAACAACGGCGTGGTCGGCGGCGAAGGTCGCAGCCGTGGCAACGATGCCTGGGGCTACGGCCTGCACCCGGGCCAGTACGGCATGCTGGTGCTGTCGCGCTACCCGATCGATGAAGCCAGGGTACGCAGCTTCCAGCTGCTGAAGTGGAGCACGATGCCGGGCGCGATCCGTCCGGTCGATCCGCGCAGCGGGCAGAGCTTCTACAGCGACGCCGTGTGGTCGAAGCTGCGCCTGTCGTCGAAGTCGCACTGGGATGTACCGGTGCAGACCCCGGCAGGCGTGGTGCATGCGCTGGTCTCGCACCCGACGCCGCCGGTGTTCGACGGCCCGGAAAAGCGCAACGCGGCGCGCAACCACGACGAACTGCGCCTGTGGCAGGAGTATCTCACCGCGGGTGACAAGCCCTGGCTGTGCGACGACAAGGGCCAGTGCGGAGGTCTGGCGCAGGATGCACGCTTCGTGATCCTCGGCGATCTCAACAACGACCCGGTCGACGGCGATGGCCGCCACGAGGCGATCGTCGAACTGATCGAGAACGCACGCGTATTGCGCTACCCCACCCCGCGCAGCGCGGGGGGTGAGGAAACCAGCCTCGCCTATGCCGCCAAGGGCATCGTGCGTAAGGGTGCGCCCTTCCACGCCACCGGCGACTTTGGCCCGAAGTCCGGCACCCTGCGACTGGATTACGTGCTGCCTTCCACCGGGTTCCAGTACGTGGGCAGTGGCGTGTTCTGGCCAGCCAGCAACAGCCCTGACGCGAAGATTGCCGACGGCAGCGACCACCACCTGGTGTGGGTGGATGTGAAGTGA
- a CDS encoding arginyltransferase gives MAIHGDRDDELRLFQTGEHPCGYWPDRVARDLVMDPHDRRLGGLYPLALSWGFRRSGDLVYRPHCAQCHACVAVRIPVARFAPDRSQRRCATRNADLEVRITAATAREDLFALYHRYLVHRHANGGMDDHGPHEFEQFLIGSWSHTRFLEMRLPGHDGRRSQLLGVAVTDVTEHGLSAVYTFFDPDHAARGLGTFAILQQIEWARREGLPHVYLGYWIREHQKMDYKRRFRPLEAYDGRRWHDFDRDLDGR, from the coding sequence ATGGCGATCCACGGCGACAGAGACGACGAACTGCGGCTGTTCCAGACCGGCGAGCACCCCTGCGGGTACTGGCCGGACCGGGTGGCGCGCGACCTGGTGATGGATCCCCACGACCGTCGCCTGGGCGGCTTGTATCCCCTCGCACTCAGCTGGGGCTTCCGCCGCAGCGGCGACCTGGTCTATCGGCCCCACTGCGCGCAGTGCCATGCCTGCGTGGCGGTACGGATTCCGGTGGCCCGGTTCGCACCGGACCGCAGCCAGCGTCGCTGCGCCACCCGCAACGCCGACCTGGAAGTGCGGATCACCGCCGCCACTGCGCGCGAGGACCTGTTTGCCCTCTACCACCGCTATCTGGTGCACCGCCACGCCAACGGCGGCATGGACGATCATGGCCCGCACGAGTTCGAGCAGTTCCTGATCGGCAGCTGGTCGCACACCCGCTTCCTGGAGATGCGCCTGCCGGGCCACGATGGCCGGCGCAGCCAGCTGCTCGGAGTGGCCGTCACCGATGTCACCGAGCACGGCCTTTCGGCGGTCTATACCTTCTTCGATCCAGACCACGCAGCGCGGGGACTGGGCACGTTCGCCATCCTGCAGCAGATCGAATGGGCGCGTCGCGAAGGACTGCCGCACGTCTATCTGGGCTACTGGATCCGTGAACACCAGAAAATGGACTACAAGCGCCGCTTCCGTCCGCTGGAGGCCTACGATGGCCGTCGCTGGCACGATTTCGACCGCGATCTGGACGGCCGCTGA
- a CDS encoding EF-hand domain-containing protein, with the protein MIRTPLLLALLLATSASGVALAATPPTAPAQRPAKLDTNGDGVIDRSEAAANPRLAAKFDELDRNKDGRLSRDEMPRGQHGRRGGHGGERWARLDTDKDGRISREEAKADPRLAARFDQLDLNKDGYLDKADRELRMKQHRDAWFAAADTNKDGQLSKAEFDAAKGPMHGGPRHGGPRDGAAPKPQR; encoded by the coding sequence ATGATCCGTACCCCCCTGCTGCTGGCCCTGCTGCTTGCCACGTCCGCCTCCGGTGTCGCGCTGGCGGCGACTCCCCCGACCGCACCGGCACAGCGTCCGGCCAAGCTGGACACCAACGGTGACGGTGTCATCGACCGCAGCGAGGCCGCTGCCAACCCACGTCTGGCGGCCAAGTTCGACGAACTGGACCGCAACAAGGACGGCAGGCTGTCGCGCGATGAAATGCCGCGCGGGCAGCATGGTCGTCGTGGCGGCCATGGCGGCGAGCGCTGGGCCAGGCTGGACACCGACAAGGACGGCCGCATCAGCCGCGAAGAGGCCAAGGCCGATCCGCGCCTGGCGGCACGTTTCGACCAGCTCGATCTCAACAAGGACGGCTATCTGGACAAGGCTGATCGCGAGCTGCGCATGAAGCAGCATCGCGACGCCTGGTTCGCCGCTGCCGACACCAACAAGGACGGCCAGTTGAGCAAGGCCGAATTCGATGCGGCGAAGGGCCCGATGCATGGCGGCCCGCGCCACGGGGGCCCGCGTGACGGCGCCGCACCGAAGCCGCAGCGCTGA
- a CDS encoding RNA polymerase sigma factor gives MTTFAASIDQTLERELPAASSGCQQAYGRIVLACQNTVTAIALAITGDRQASEDIAQEAFVKGWQQLHQLRSSTSFLPWLRQITRNLARDWLRAQRGRPLSGEAAEVALGMAADPSPTAADRLQRLEEEVAAEDIISALPTDSREVLLLYYREGQRSQQVADLLGLSDAAVRKRLSRARAQVREGLLQRFGEFARSSAPSAAFATTVVSMVLIAAPGTASAAILLGTGVGIGGSKLGLGGASAAGGTAMGSLTAALGHLHLVPAHNWAAIAGAVLGGVLGSYLGGRFLLSYAETEPERTQVRRFVHLNTWTVMACCLSILLVVLLQTPVWVHLVVMAIGLGAVNYQCLGPLQRLMRPLIVRDAARRGRQGINWKYEAMYGRSAIIAMNLLVIALVAYTLLDSGRL, from the coding sequence ATGACGACGTTCGCCGCCAGCATCGACCAGACCCTGGAACGTGAACTGCCAGCCGCCAGCAGCGGCTGCCAGCAGGCGTACGGGCGCATCGTACTCGCCTGCCAGAACACCGTGACCGCCATCGCCCTGGCCATTACCGGCGATCGCCAGGCCAGCGAGGACATCGCGCAGGAAGCGTTCGTGAAGGGCTGGCAGCAACTGCACCAGCTGCGCAGTTCCACCAGCTTCCTGCCCTGGCTGCGGCAGATCACCCGCAACCTCGCGCGCGACTGGCTGCGTGCGCAGCGCGGCAGGCCCCTGAGCGGCGAAGCCGCCGAAGTTGCGCTGGGCATGGCGGCCGACCCCTCGCCGACTGCCGCCGACCGCCTGCAGCGACTGGAAGAGGAGGTTGCCGCCGAGGACATCATCTCGGCGCTGCCCACCGACAGCCGCGAAGTCCTGCTGCTTTACTACCGGGAAGGTCAGCGCTCGCAGCAGGTGGCGGACCTGCTGGGCCTGAGTGATGCGGCGGTGCGCAAGCGCCTGTCGCGGGCCCGCGCGCAGGTCCGCGAGGGACTGCTGCAGCGCTTCGGCGAATTCGCGCGCAGCAGCGCACCCAGCGCTGCCTTCGCAACCACCGTGGTCTCGATGGTGCTGATCGCTGCGCCCGGCACGGCCAGTGCCGCGATCCTGCTCGGCACCGGTGTGGGCATTGGCGGCAGCAAGCTGGGGTTGGGCGGCGCCAGCGCAGCCGGCGGTACCGCGATGGGATCGCTGACAGCGGCGCTGGGGCACCTGCATCTGGTCCCCGCCCACAACTGGGCAGCGATCGCCGGTGCCGTGCTGGGCGGCGTGCTCGGCAGCTACCTGGGCGGTCGCTTCCTGCTGTCCTACGCCGAAACGGAACCGGAGCGGACCCAGGTCCGGCGCTTCGTCCATCTCAACACCTGGACCGTGATGGCCTGCTGCCTGTCCATACTGCTGGTCGTGCTGCTGCAGACGCCGGTATGGGTACACCTGGTGGTCATGGCCATCGGCCTGGGTGCGGTCAACTACCAGTGCCTGGGACCGCTGCAGCGCCTGATGCGGCCCTTGATCGTGCGCGACGCAGCGCGGCGCGGGCGGCAGGGCATCAACTGGAAGTACGAAGCGATGTACGGCCGCAGCGCCATCATCGCGATGAACCTGCTGGTGATCGCCCTGGTGGCCTATACGCTGCTCGACAGCGGTCGCCTGTAA
- a CDS encoding pathogenicity-like protein produces the protein MRQIFSSQRVETVEGVAELLRSHGIEVKVTNGRSYKTRRRGQFSYTDLGNTQGYPAVWIVRADDQPRARDILRDARLLDTTRRDHPTAEFAFRDTPDAGSGGRSWAWRIRIALLVVIAGVALVIGLRHRGGPAPAAPAPAPQTQPQQPAPEQEEVRVRIQPSK, from the coding sequence ATGCGTCAGATCTTCAGCAGCCAGCGTGTGGAAACCGTCGAGGGCGTGGCCGAGCTCCTGCGCAGCCATGGCATCGAAGTGAAGGTGACCAATGGGCGCTCGTACAAGACCCGGCGCCGCGGCCAGTTCAGCTATACCGACCTGGGCAACACGCAGGGCTATCCAGCGGTCTGGATCGTACGCGCCGACGACCAGCCGCGTGCGCGCGACATCCTGCGCGATGCACGCCTGCTCGATACCACCCGCCGCGACCATCCCACGGCCGAGTTCGCGTTCCGCGACACGCCGGATGCCGGCAGCGGCGGGCGCAGCTGGGCCTGGCGGATCCGCATCGCACTGCTGGTGGTGATCGCTGGCGTGGCGCTGGTGATCGGCCTGCGCCACCGCGGTGGCCCGGCCCCCGCAGCACCCGCCCCCGCCCCGCAGACGCAACCGCAGCAGCCCGCACCGGAACAGGAAGAAGTGCGGGTCCGCATCCAGCCCTCGAAATGA
- the tesB gene encoding acyl-CoA thioesterase II, producing the protein MAAPLNDTPEPVVSELIDLLTLERLEDNLFRGQSRDIGTKYVFGGQVLGQALAAAQATVDNGRHVHSLHAYFLRAGNIDHPIVYDVDRTRDGGSFSVRRVTAIQHGKVIFFCAASFQQAETGAEHQHKMPEVPQPEDIEPNRPLPAEVLERLPIKVQRWLSRGGPFEFRHVYPRDELNPPKRPPYHQVWMRLSEPVGDAPELHQALLAYASDFHLLGTATFPHGISYYHPHVQMASLDHAIWFHRPFRADDWLLYSLDSPSAQDSRGLARGQFFTRNGVLVASTAQEGLIRVVPDQTAAAAVPAKD; encoded by the coding sequence GTGGCCGCCCCCTTGAACGACACGCCCGAACCCGTCGTCTCCGAGCTGATCGACCTGCTCACCCTGGAGCGGCTGGAGGACAACCTGTTCCGCGGACAAAGCCGCGACATCGGCACCAAGTACGTGTTCGGCGGGCAGGTGCTGGGCCAGGCGCTGGCCGCCGCCCAGGCCACGGTCGACAACGGGCGCCATGTGCATTCGCTGCACGCGTATTTCCTGCGGGCCGGCAACATCGACCATCCGATCGTCTACGACGTGGACCGCACCCGCGATGGCGGCAGCTTCTCCGTGCGCCGGGTGACCGCGATCCAGCATGGCAAGGTGATCTTCTTCTGTGCTGCCTCGTTCCAGCAGGCGGAGACCGGTGCCGAGCATCAGCACAAGATGCCCGAAGTGCCTCAACCGGAAGACATCGAGCCGAACCGCCCGTTGCCGGCCGAAGTGCTGGAGCGGCTGCCGATCAAAGTGCAGCGCTGGCTCTCGCGCGGTGGCCCGTTCGAGTTCCGCCACGTCTATCCCCGCGACGAACTGAATCCGCCCAAGCGCCCGCCCTATCACCAGGTCTGGATGCGGTTGAGCGAACCGGTCGGCGATGCCCCCGAGCTGCACCAGGCGCTGCTGGCCTACGCGTCCGACTTCCATCTGCTGGGCACGGCGACCTTCCCGCACGGCATCAGCTACTACCATCCGCACGTGCAGATGGCCTCGCTCGACCACGCGATCTGGTTCCACCGCCCGTTCCGCGCCGACGACTGGCTGCTCTATTCGCTGGACAGCCCCAGTGCGCAGGATTCGCGCGGCCTCGCCCGCGGCCAGTTCTTCACCCGTAATGGCGTGCTGGTGGCCAGCACGGCGCAGGAGGGCCTGATCCGCGTGGTTCCCGACCAGACTGCAGCGGCCGCCGTGCCGGCCAAGGACTGA
- a CDS encoding enoyl-CoA hydratase/isomerase family protein, which yields MTTLIEVINHGPIRELRLARPPVNALDTDLCRQLIHAVEQAMADDAHGIVLSGSERVFTGGMDVPHLLSHGDDKHKLLDTWNAFFGAVRTLAESRIPVVAAITGHAPAGGCVLALCCDYRVMARSADPARPYAIGLNEVQVGLIAPEGIQRLLRRTVGVHRAGVLLTTGALVPAEQALQIGLVDELAEGDLVVARAVAWLQNLLRQPRQPMLLTRAVARNDLHEALHPDLIQLDRFVEAWFAPDAQNALQALVARLGK from the coding sequence ATGACGACGCTCATCGAGGTGATCAACCATGGTCCCATCCGCGAACTGCGCCTGGCGCGGCCGCCGGTCAATGCGCTGGACACCGACCTGTGCCGGCAGCTGATCCACGCCGTCGAGCAGGCCATGGCCGACGATGCGCACGGCATCGTGCTGTCCGGCAGCGAGCGCGTGTTCACCGGCGGCATGGACGTGCCACACCTGCTCTCCCACGGCGATGACAAGCACAAGCTGCTGGATACCTGGAATGCCTTCTTCGGCGCGGTACGTACGCTGGCCGAGAGCCGCATCCCGGTGGTCGCCGCGATCACCGGCCACGCCCCTGCCGGCGGTTGCGTGCTCGCCCTGTGCTGCGATTACCGGGTGATGGCGCGCAGCGCCGACCCGGCACGCCCGTATGCCATCGGACTGAACGAGGTGCAGGTCGGCCTGATCGCACCGGAAGGCATCCAGCGCCTGCTGCGCCGTACCGTCGGCGTGCACCGCGCGGGGGTGCTGCTCACCACCGGCGCCCTGGTGCCGGCCGAGCAGGCGCTGCAGATCGGCCTGGTCGACGAACTGGCCGAGGGCGATCTGGTGGTCGCCCGCGCCGTGGCCTGGCTGCAGAACCTGCTCAGGCAGCCGCGGCAGCCGATGCTGCTGACCCGCGCCGTGGCCCGCAATGACCTGCACGAAGCGCTGCACCCGGACCTGATCCAGCTGGACCGGTTCGTAGAGGCCTGGTTCGCCCCGGACGCACAGAATGCCCTGCAGGCGCTGGTGGCGCGGCTGGGCAAGTAA
- a CDS encoding copper chaperone PCu(A)C produces MITKPFVGVLLLLCASAAAAAESRCVTVEQGWVRLPPNPAMPMTAGYGTIVNRCAAPVTVVGAGSRAFGDVSLHETTVVDGVSRMREVERLPIAAGARTELKPGGLHLMLMEGEGALKEGQVVPLQLQLEGGGTASATLTVRKAAP; encoded by the coding sequence ATGATAACCAAACCATTCGTTGGCGTACTGTTGCTTCTGTGTGCGTCCGCAGCAGCGGCGGCGGAATCGCGCTGTGTGACGGTGGAGCAGGGCTGGGTGCGCCTGCCGCCGAACCCGGCCATGCCGATGACGGCGGGTTACGGGACGATCGTGAACCGCTGCGCAGCGCCGGTAACGGTGGTGGGCGCGGGCAGCAGGGCCTTCGGCGACGTGTCACTGCACGAGACCACCGTGGTCGACGGTGTCAGCCGGATGCGCGAAGTCGAACGGCTGCCGATTGCAGCCGGGGCGCGCACCGAGCTCAAGCCCGGTGGCCTGCACCTGATGCTGATGGAAGGCGAGGGAGCTTTGAAGGAAGGGCAGGTCGTGCCGCTGCAGTTGCAGCTGGAGGGCGGTGGCACCGCCAGCGCAACGCTGACGGTACGCAAGGCCGCTCCATGA
- a CDS encoding acyl-CoA thioesterase, with translation MSSEHKILARIPISVRWRDMDSMGHVNNAKYISYLEEARVRWMLGVEGVSMTDRIAPVVAATNVNYRLPIVWPNDILVELFVERLGNSSVTIGHRIVDQQDESKLYSDGNVVVVWMDTQTGKSAPLPDAIRSASS, from the coding sequence ATGAGCAGCGAACACAAGATCCTGGCCCGCATCCCGATCAGCGTGCGCTGGCGCGACATGGACAGCATGGGCCATGTGAACAACGCCAAGTACATCTCCTACCTGGAGGAAGCGCGCGTGCGCTGGATGCTGGGCGTGGAAGGCGTGTCGATGACCGACCGCATCGCGCCGGTGGTGGCCGCGACCAACGTCAACTACCGGCTGCCGATCGTGTGGCCCAACGACATCCTGGTCGAACTGTTCGTCGAGCGCCTGGGCAACAGCAGCGTCACCATCGGTCATCGCATCGTCGACCAGCAGGACGAGTCGAAGCTGTACTCCGATGGCAACGTGGTGGTGGTCTGGATGGATACCCAGACCGGCAAAAGCGCGCCGCTGCCGGACGCGATCCGCAGCGCATCGAGCTGA